The DNA window AGGTCTAACGATTTTTTAATATCCGCCAAAGTTTTGGGCATTTTGTCTACACCTCACTATGGATATAATTCTACCATAATTTGATGGAATTGTCAAGCAAATTTATAATTTTATCAACCAACCTTAGTCGCTGTCAATATTTATTTATTCGAAATTTCTTTAACCCGAAAGAAGTTGTGCCGATTTTGTAACAGAATAACCATTTCATCCGAAATATGCATACAATTTATCTGCCAACAGTCCAAACTCCTTAATCGTTAACGTTTCTCCACGTCTTGTTGGATCAATTTCTGCTTCTGCTAATGCTGTTAAAATCAACTCTTTTTTCTCTTTACCTAAAGGCATAGCAACTTGAAGATTGTTCAAAATGGTTTTTCTGCGTTGTACGAACGACCCTCTCGTAACGGTAAAGAAGAAGTCTTCATCAATTACCACGACTTCTGGCACGTCGCGTTTGGTCATGCGGATAACAGCCGAATCAACATTGGGTTGCGGCAAAAATACAGACTTAGGAACAGTCAATGCCATTTCAGCCTGTGTGTAGTACTGGATAGCGATAGAAAGTGATCCATAAGCTTTTGTACCTGGTTTAGCTGTAATGCGCTCAGCGACCTCTTTTTGCAACATAACGACCATGCCGCGAATTGGCAGCTTTTCGAGTAATAACTTTAAAATAATCGGTGTCGTTACGTAATAGGGCAAGTTGGCCACGACCACGATGTCATCGTACCCTTCCAGTTCACGATCAATCGCTGCTTGGACATCTGCTTTTAAAATATCCGAATGAATAATGGCAATGTTATCATAAGGCGATAAAGTATCCTCGAGCACCGGTAATAATCGTTGATCAATTTCAAAAGCTAATACTTTTCCGGCTTCTCTTGCCAAATGTTCTGTTAAAGCACCAATTCCTGGACCGATTTCAATTGCTGCAGACTTCTTGGTCAATTTCGCTTGCCCAACAATTTTACGCAAAATATTCGGATCGATTAAAAAGTTTTGTCCTAAGCTTTTCTTTACTTTCAACCCATATTTCGCCATAATTTCTTGCGTTCGAATAGGTGTGGCAATATCTTTAGTCATTAGTTTTCCTCCTGAGTTAACGCTTGTACCGCTTTAATAAACTGAGCTTTGGATATACCGAACATATAGAGCCGTTTTTGAAGCTGCTTGCCGTTCGTATAGCCAATCTGCAAGTCATTGCCCATTTGAATACGGCGCTGCTTTGCTTTTGGATGAGCCACAAGACCTGCATCAATTAAATCTTCCATCGTAATTTCTACTGCACGCTCTTCCTGTAGCGGCGTATAAACTGCGTGCAAAGCTTCACGAATATCTTCATCGCAGGCATGTTCGATTCCTAGGCCTTTGCCGTTTTTAGCAATGGTTTTTTCTTTCGCCAAAAATGCGTGTTTAGCCAGTGGCACATGTTCTTCAATAATAGCACGTATGCGTCTTCCAGGATAATCCGGATCCGTAAAAACGATGACGCCTCTTTTCTGCTG is part of the Planococcus kocurii genome and encodes:
- the rnmV gene encoding ribonuclease M5, whose product is MKINEIIVVEGKDDTVAIKRAVDADTIETNGSAITAETLVRIAHAQQKRGVIVFTDPDYPGRRIRAIIEEHVPLAKHAFLAKEKTIAKNGKGLGIEHACDEDIREALHAVYTPLQEERAVEITMEDLIDAGLVAHPKAKQRRIQMGNDLQIGYTNGKQLQKRLYMFGISKAQFIKAVQALTQEEN
- the rsmA gene encoding 16S rRNA (adenine(1518)-N(6)/adenine(1519)-N(6))-dimethyltransferase RsmA, translated to MTKDIATPIRTQEIMAKYGLKVKKSLGQNFLIDPNILRKIVGQAKLTKKSAAIEIGPGIGALTEHLAREAGKVLAFEIDQRLLPVLEDTLSPYDNIAIIHSDILKADVQAAIDRELEGYDDIVVVANLPYYVTTPIILKLLLEKLPIRGMVVMLQKEVAERITAKPGTKAYGSLSIAIQYYTQAEMALTVPKSVFLPQPNVDSAVIRMTKRDVPEVVVIDEDFFFTVTRGSFVQRRKTILNNLQVAMPLGKEKKELILTALAEAEIDPTRRGETLTIKEFGLLADKLYAYFG